A genome region from Gigantopelta aegis isolate Gae_Host chromosome 3, Gae_host_genome, whole genome shotgun sequence includes the following:
- the LOC121367913 gene encoding hornerin-like — translation MAVRSESVGEDSILMEELAVLQAIYIDELVIEQDDRNHPSTIILELHPSTGDDLTKRFVCMTLVLKPPLAYPDELPEIGIKNPRGVGDEELQSLQEAMNELAEMKRGGPMLYQLIEMAKETLTEGNVPRCPCVICQEHFDEGDVFTRTACYHYFHKMCFGRYIKHALTQSEDSEQDEQVVCPVCRENLSFDLEELEDSTAMELDDFKFVPSQEIRDLQKQMAELLIKQKSNGGIIDLQEEKDKYLVNADIVISLPSDEKTAAKEKSHAENKPKDTRHEKGQHYDRSRVGRDTPRTNPETKHVSHVGDKDWYSHRERKGWERRNDSGRVRKYDNTRNDPEERFDGSRRTQQNGDDYGRRGNQQSSRNVCEHHWNENAKRNRTSHDKGNFQRSGRKNFDNHKNNIAGDEELSEKVTTRSKKVLTGVDSDLAQSVDVDKQESVKTEKQVTTSDCDRNGPSQTENHDTHQHENSRNRCSPETKSKTLEGSSQRSKADTHQDKDGKHDNTYEKQMHKSDKPDSTCDGKGLKGETQDSRYNRQDCKDDRQKSKGDRDHSRYDGHESNADRWNSRYNKHDFNNREFEQDSRRDRQGSKADGHYPTSDAHKSNRDEQGFKGNRQGSKAHGHDSTYDGQRSKSDRHSSKYDEQDGHSSKYDEQDRQSSKYDEQGRHSSRYDEQGRQGSKFDRHETRNNNNYDSYGGRQHRFRNNRYYEDYDRDGHHNDKYSRQRGDHRDDVYSKHHGVKVNGKSKDNKNVSTSTKDIQTSKKDASALQESCQSQNSDENSQSKPDQEKVYFEKQLDSEKVKTEKKSLAEPYSESEFSSKQSGRGRGRGRRINTRMGQMYSDRDSERKLQNTQSKSGMNTDETSKEEKTNSDNTQWEDTDINENISERLRRENAKFGQQHSEDDSHWYEENDKNFGTRRQENVKIGTSDKSQLGESNRNRRGGPRTGRGRARLPNSDRGYDGDRGHDRDREHDRDRRYYRNRGYERDRGYDRDRETRGSARHRPESGRIRKSGYHEEKSIKSFSKRNGEPEREEGIREVQVSEDKDVLKTCGKEKEEPKSNHQNSTNSASCDLVCDKPVRENSSAGSGRGLDQSSTVPPGFHLTGPPPGFDNQKTCRLSVNKDETVPVERVDSSPLVPPPPGFDVR, via the exons ATGGCAGTTCGCAGCGAAAGCGTTGGCGAAGACAG TATTCTGATGGAGGAGCTGGCTGTCCTTCAAGCAATATACATTGATGAACTGGTCATAGAGCAAGATGACAG GAACCATCCTTCAACAATAATCCTTGAATTGCATCCATCTACTGGTGATGATTTAACAAAACGTTTTGTCTGTATGACATTGGTTCTGAAACCGCCTCTAGCA tATCCAGATGAACTCCCTGAAATCGGCATCAAGAATCCTCGTGGTGTGGGTGATGAAGAATTACAAAG TTTACAGGAAGCAATGAATGAGTTGGCTGAAATGAAGCGAGGTGGTCCAATGTTATATCAGCTGATTGAG ATGGCAAAGGAGACGTTAACTGAAGGGAATGTTCCCCGATGTCCTTGTGTGATCTGCCAGGAACATTTTGATGAAGGAGATGTTTTCACCAGAACAGCTTGCTACCATTACTTCCATAAGATGTGTTTTGGACGCTACATCAAGCATGCCTTGACACAGTCTGAGGATTCGGAACAAGATGAACAA GTGGTGTGTCCCGTGTGTCGAGAGAACCTGAGTTTTGACTTGGAAGAGCTGGAGGACAGCACTGCGATGGAACTAGATGACTTCAAGTTCGTGCCATCACAGGAGATCAGAGATCTTCAGAAACAGATGGCAGAACTCCTGATAAAGCAGAAGTCTAACGGGGGAATCATTGATCTTCAGGAGGAAAAAGACAAATACCTTGTCAATGCT GATATTGTCATAAGTCTACCATCAGATGAGAAAACTGCAGCCAAGGAAAAAAGCCATGCTGAAAACAAACCTAAGGACACACGACATGAAAAAGGACAACACTATGATCGTTCACGAGTAGGACGTGACACTCCGAGAACTAACCCAGAAACCAAACATGTGTCTCATGTTGGAGACAAAGACTGGTACAGTCACAGGGAGAGGAAAGGCTGGGAGAGAAGGAACGATTCTGGCAGAGTGAGAAAGTATGACAATACAAGAAATGATCCAGAAGAAAGATTTGATGGAAGCCGGCGAACTCAACAAAATGGTGATGATTATGGAAGAAGGGGAAATCAACAAAGTAGTAGAAATGTTTGCGAGCATCACTGGAATGAAAATGCGAAAAGGAATAGAACTAGTCACGATAAAGGGAACTTTCAAAGAAGTGGAAGGAAAAACTTTGacaatcataaaaataatatagcaGGTGATGAAGAGTTATCGGAGAAGGTTACAACGAGAAGTAAGAAGGTGCTAACCGGTGTTGATAGCGacttagctcagtcagtagatgTAGACAAACAGGAATCAgtgaaaacagaaaaacaagTTACGACCTCCGATTGTGATCGAAATGGACCATCACAAACTGAAAATCATGATACACATCAGCATGAAAATTCTAGGAACAGATGCAGTCCAGAAACAAAAAGCAAGACCTTGGAAGGTAGTTCTCAAAGATCTAAAGCTGATACACATCAAGATAAAGATGGCAAGCATGATAACACATATGAGAAGCAAATGCATAAAAGTGACAAGCCAGATTCTACATGTGACGGAAAAGGGCTGAAAGGAGAGACGCAGGATTCTAGATACAACAGACAGGATTGTAAAGATGACAGACAAAAATCTAAAGGTGACAGAGATCATTCTAGATATGATGGACATGAATCTAATGCTGACAGATGGAATTCTAGATATAACAAACATGATTTTAACAATCGTGAGTTTGAACAGGATTCTAGACGTGACCGGCAAGGATCTAAAGCTGATGGACATTATCCAACATCTGATGCACATAAATCTAACCGTGACGAACAAGGATTCAAAGGTAACAGACAGGGATCTAAAGCGCATGGACATGACTCTACATATGATGGACAGAGATCTAAATCTGACAGACACAGTTCTAAATATGATGAACAAGACGGGCACAGTTCTAAATATGATGAACAAGACAGACAGAGTTCTAAATATGATGAACAAGGCAGACACAGTTCCAGATATGATGAACAAGGCAGACAAGGGTCTAAATTTGATAGGCATGAGACcagaaataacaataattatgattCTTATGGTGGAAGACAACATAGGTTTAGAAATAATAGGTATTACGAAGATTACGACAGAGATGGTCATCATAATGATAAATATTCCAGACAGAGAGGTGACCATAGAGACGATGTTTATAGCAAGCATCATGGTGTAAAGGTCAATGGAAAGAGTAAAGATAACAAAAATGTCAGTACAAGCACTAAAGATATTCAGACGTCTAAGAAAGATGCATCTGCTTTACAAGAAAGTTGTCAATCACAGAACAGTGATGAAAACTCACAGTCGAAGCCAGATCAggaaaaagtttattttgaaaaacaactTGACTCTGAGAAAGTAAAAACTGagaaaaaatctcttgctgaaCCATATTCAGAAAGTGAATTTAGCAGTAAACAATCGGGAAGAGGGCGAGGAAGAGGCAGACGAATAAACACAAGGATGGGGCAGATGTATAGTGATAGGGATTCTGAGAGAAAATTGCAGAATACTCAAAGCAAATCAGGTATGAATACTGATGAAACTTCGaaggaagaaaaaacaaattctgataACACCCAATGGgaagacactgatattaatgaaaatatatctgaaaGACTAAGAAGAGAAAATGCAAAATTTGGACAACAGCATTCTGAGGATGATAGTCATTGGTATGAAGAAAATGATAAGAATTTTGGAACAAGAAGGCaagaaaatgtcaaaattgGTACATCAGATAAGAGTCAGTTAGGAGAAAGTAACAGGAATAGAAGAGGAGGTCCAAGGACAGGCAGAGGTAGAGCTAGGCTGCCAAATTCTGACAGAGGATATGACGGGGACAGAGGACATGATAGAGACAGAGAACATGATAGAGACAGAAGATATTACAGAAACAGAGGATATGAAAGAGACAGGGGATATgatagagacagagaaacaAGAGGCAGTGCAAGACATAGGCCTGAATCAGGAAGGATACGGAAATCGGGCTATCATGAGGAAAAGTCTATAAAAAGTTTTTCAAAACGAAATGGTGAACCAGAAAGAGAAGAAGGAATTAGAGAAGTTCAGGTTAGTGAGGACAAAGATGTTTTGAAAACTTGTGGAAAAGAAAAGGAGGAACCAAAGTCTAACCACCAGAATTCTACAAATTCAGCATCTTGTGATTTAGTCTGTGATAAACCAGTGAGAGAGAATAGTTCTGCTGGTAGTGGTCGTGGTCTGGATCAATCATCAACTGTACCTCCTGGTTTTCATCTTACAGGTCCACCACCGGGATTTGACAATCAAAAGACATGCAGATTAAGTGTTAACAAGGACGAAACTGTTCCCGTTGAGAGGGTTGATTCCTCACCATTAGTGCCACCACCTCCAGGTTTTGATGTCCGGTAA